TTCCTTGCCGTCGTCGCGTGCGGCGCCGATTCCGCCGGCGACGACGATGAACGCGAGGAGCCATGCCCACCACCATTTCCAGATCGGCTTAATAGCGGTCGTGGTGGTGCTGCTGGTGCTGTCATGGGCGTCGGGGCTAGACGCATTGCCCCTGGTTAAAATGTGTTTAGCGACTTGACGCTAGACTGTTTAACGGCTAAACTATATGGTATGAGGTACCAGGAAGTGATCGCCAGGATCGAAGCCCTCGGCGGCATCGAGACGCGGCAGGTCGGCTCCCACCGCCGATTCAAAGCCTCGTACGTCGACGACGACGGCACGAGCCGTAGTGCGTTCACCACGGTGCAGATACACAAGGGCAAAGACATCCCGCCAGGGACGCTCCGCTCAATACAGAAACAGATGGAACCCGCGTTCGGAAAGGGCTGGTTGCTATGACCACCTACACCGCCAACGTCACCCGCGAAGGCGACGACTGGCTCGGAGACATCCCCGAGTTGGAAGGGGCATCCACCTACGCGGCGACGCTGCCCCGGCTAGTTGAGTACCTGCACGAAGTCGCGATCCTCGCCGCGGACCTTCCCGACGACGCCGACGTCGTCATCGACCTACGGTTCGACGACGCGCTCCCCGACCTCGCCGCCGCCGCCGCCGTTGGCCAAGCCCGCCGCCAACACGCACGGGAAGCGGATGAGCTCGCTGAGCGCACCAGCGGAGTCGTGCACCGGTTGGTCGGTGACGGATACTCCGTGCGGGACGTTGCCGCGATCGTCGGAATCACACCCGGTCGCGTTTCGCAGATCACCCAGGCAACAGCGACCACTACCCGAACACCCCGCAAGAGCGCCAGGGCCGGCAAGGTCCCGAAGCGTGCCGCGCCCAGGGCGATCCGGGTGCAGGCGGGCAGGGTGACCCCGTCGGCTGCTTCCAGGGCGCAGGACAAGGTCTGACACGACACCGGATCGCCCACTCGGGCCCGGTCACGATTCCAGGGCCGCCGGTGGCCCGTCGTCGACCATGGGTAGACCACCTGCGATCTCGGCGGAGAGGAAGACCCGGATCGTGTTAAGCGTGTTCGCTGGCGAGGTATTGGTGGCCGAGGCGGTACGGCGGGAGAAGGTGTCCGAGCAGTCGATCGGACGGTGGAACAGAGTTCCTCGAAGCGGGCAAGACGGCTTTGGCGGCGGGTAAGACCGGCCCGTCCTCGCGGGAGGAGCAAGTCGAAGCGGAGGTCACGGAGCTGGCCCAGGCGTTGGGTGAGGCCGCATGATGACCCCCGTGGAGTTCGAGCAGCCCACTACGAGACCCTCCACCGACAGCTGCAACCCGCATAGGAGCGGCGAAGAACATGGGGTGGTTCCTGCCGTAGTGGATTCCCGTAACGTCGGGTTGGTTGTGGGTGACTTCCCAGGGTGTCGTAGGGGCTTGGTGCGGAAGGCGGGACTCGAACCCGCACGCCGGAGCACTGGTACCTAAAACCAGCGTGTCTGCCAATTCCACCACTTCCGCGTCGCGGCCCATCCTAAGGGCCGCGAGGCGTGCATCAGACCTCGAGCAGCTTGCGCAACGACGCGACGTGGCCGGTGGCCTTGACGTTGTACCGCGCGATCTCGACCGTGCCGTGCTCATCGATCACGAAGGTCGAGCGGATGACCCCGGTGACGACCTTGCCGTACAGCTTCTTCTCGCCGTACGCGCCGTAGGCGGTCAGCACCGCTTTGTCGGTGTCGGACAGCAGGGGATAGGTCAGCGACTCCTTCTCGGCGAATTTCGCCAGCTTGGCCACCGGGTCGGGCGACAGGCCCACCACGGCGTATCCGGCGGCCTGCAGCGGAGCGATCGAGTCACGGAAGTCGCAGGCCTCCTTGGTGCAGCCGGGGGTCATGGCGGCCGGGTAGCAGAACACGATCAGCTTGCGACCACGGAAGTCCGACAGCGAAACCGGTGCGTCGTTCTGGTCCGACAACTGGAAATCGGGTGCTTTGTCGCCAACTTCGAGACGGGTCATCGCTGTCCTTCCGGATGCAGGGGTGAGGTCCTGCGTTATCGTCTCAGGCGAGCCCGACAGCAGGTAGGCCCGTCCCCGGGATGCCGTCCTCAAAGGAGAACTGATGGCCAGCAAGGCAGCCCCGCGCCGCAGCGCGCCGACCCAGGCCGACCTCGAGGCGGAGATCGCCGCGTCGCGTGCTCGGTTGGCGGGCAACGTCGATCAGCTCACCAACCGCCTGCAGCCCAAGGCGCTCCTGGCCAGTACGACGGACGCGGCCAAGGCGCGCGCCTTCGCCACCGTGAGTGATGACAGTGGCAGCCTCGACCTGGAGAAGGTCGGCAAGATCGTCGGTGGCGTCTCCGCCGGCGTGTTGGCGCTCGGCGTCCTGCGCCGCATCTTCCGCTGATCGCGGCCCCTGTCGTGTCGGCTGGAGCCAGCACCGGCCTGCCGATCCGGATGCTGCACGACCGGCTGCTGATCAGCACCGAGAACGAACCGGGGGAGCGCACCTCCGGTGGCGGCATCCTGATCCCGGCCACCGCGAGTGTCGGCAAGCGCCTAGCGTGGGGCAGTGTCGTGGCGATCGGCAGCCATGTCCGACAGGTCGCGCTCGGTGACCGGGTGCTGTTCGATCCCGAGGATCGCGCCGAGGTGGAGATGGGCTCGCGCACCTACTTGCTGCTGCGCGAGCGCGATCTGCATGCCGTGGCCAGCGAGCCGGAGGGTTCCGACCCGACCGGCCTCTACCTCTGAGTGCCGAGCACTTCGTCACGCGCAGCGACAAAGGCTGCGACGCAGGTGCGGATGTCTTCCTCGGAGTGTGCCGCCGACAACTGCACCCGGATCCGCGCTTTGCCCTGCGGCACAACGGGATACGAGAACGCGATCACGTAGACACCGTGCGCGAGCATCGCGTCGGCAATCTGCGCCGCCTGCCGCGCGCCGTCCGGGCCGGGGAACATCACCGGCGTGATCGGGTGGCTGCCAGGCAGTAGGTCGAACCCCGCCTCCGTCATCAACTCGCGGAACAGCTGAGTGTTGTTCGCCAGCTTCGCGCGCTGCTGGGGAGCCCGCGTCGCGGTCAGCAGCGCGGTCAGCGATCCGGCGACCACGCTGGGTGCCACCGCGTTGGAGAACAGGTAGGGCCTGGCCCGCTGCCGCAGGAGGTCGACGATCTCCTGGTGCGCCGCGACGTACCCGCCGGAAGCTCCACCCAGCGCCTTGCCGAGCGTGCCGGTGACGATGTCGACGCGGTCGATGACGTCGAAGAGTTCCGGCGTGCCCCGTCCGTTCTCGCCGACGAAGCCCACGGCGTGCGAGTCGTCGACCAGGACCATGGCGCCGAACTCATCGGCCAGGTCGCAGATCTCGCCCAGCGGTGCGTAGTAGCCGTCCATCGAGAAGACCCCGTCGGTGACGACGACCGTGCGGTGCGCGCCAGCCTCTTTCGCGGCCACCAGTTGGGCGCGGAGGTCGGCCATGTCGGCGTTCTTGTAGCGGTAGCGCGCCGCTTTGCTCAGCCGGATGCCGTCGATCAGCGAGGCGTGGTTCAACTCATCGGAGATGATCGCGTCGCCGGCACCGAAGAGGACCTCGAAGACACCGCCGTTCGCATCGAAGCAGGACGAGAAGAGGATGGCGTCCTGCGTGCCGACCAGCGCCGCGATCGCGCGCTCGAGGTCGCGATGCTGTTCCTGGGTGCCGCAGATGAACCGCACACTGGCCATTCCGAAGCCCCACTGGTCCAGCGCGGCGCGGGCCGATGCGACGACGTCGGGGTGGTCGGCCAGGCCGAGATAGTTGTTCGCGCAGAAGTTCAAGGCCGGCCCGGATCGCGTTGCAATGTGGGCGGATTGAGGTGTGGACAACTCGCGCTCGTGCTTGGTGAGACCGGCGTCGTCGATCTCGCGCAGGGTGGCGGCGAGTTCATCCTTGATCAGGTACATGGCTCCTCCTTCAGGACCAGTCCATGAGCACCTTGCCGCACCGACCAGAGCGGGCGGTGTCGAACGCCGCCTGCCAGTCCTGCGCGGGGAAGGTGTGGGTGATGACCGAACGTACGGCGTCCAGCAGCGTGCTGGAGGACTGCAGCAGGGCGCTCATCGCGTACCAGGTGTCGTACATCTCGCGGCCGTAGATGCCGCGGATGGTCAGCATGCGGGTGATGACCGGGCCCCAGTCGATCGCGTACTCGCCGCTGGGTAGGCCGAGCATGGCGATGCGGCCGCCGTGGTTCATGTTGGCGATCATCTCCCGCACCGCACTGGGGTTGCCGGACATCTCCAGGCCGATGTCGAAGCCCTCGCGCATCCCGAGTTCGCGTTGGATGTCGGCCACCCGGCGGGTGGACACGTTGAGCACAGCGTCGGCGCCGGCCCGGCGGGCCAGCTCCAGCCGGTAGTCGCTGACGTCGGTCACCACGACGTACCGCGCACCGATGTGTTGGGCGATCGCAGCCGACATGACACCGATGGGCCCTGCTCCAGTGATCAGGACGTCCTCGCCCGGCATCGGGAAGGCCAGCGTCGTGTGAGTGGCGTTGCCCAGCGGATCGAAGACGGCGCACACCGACAGGTCCAGATCGTCCGGCTGCACCCAGATGTTCGTCGCCGGGAGCACCACGTAGTCCGCGAAGGCCCCGTTGCGATTGACCCCGAGGCTGCTGGTGCGGATGCACAACTGTCGCCGCCCCGCCCGACAGTTGCGGCATTCGCCGCAGATCACGTGCCCCTCGCCCGAAACACGTTGCCCCACAGCGACATTGCTCACGTTGGCGCCCACCTCGACGACTTCGCCACTGAACTCGTGGCCGATGATCAGCGGTGGATGCACGGTCGCAGCGGCCCAGTCGTCCCACTGCTCCAGATGCAGATCAGTGCCACACAGACCGGCCCGCAGGACCCGGACCTTGACGTCGTCGGGGCCAGGCACCGGCTCGGCAACCTCTTGTAGCTCCAGCCCCGGTCCCGATGTCGACTTCACCAACGCCCGCACACGGCTCAGTCTGCCTGATGCGGATCGACAACGAGTGGTTGAGTGTTGCCATGACCGCTTCGGAGACGCAAGCAGACCAGCGCACCGAGCGCACCGCCTACGGCAAGAGCTACCGACGGGAGGTTCCGCTGGAATCGCACGCCGCGGTGCCTGCGCCCGCAGAACGGGCCGATCCGGTCGACCTGCTCGAACAACAAGCCACGGAGCGGGTGCCCTCACTGGTGCCGATCCGATACGGGCGGATGCTGGTGTCGCCGTTCACGTTCTACCGCGGGGCGGCGCTCATCATGGCCACCGACCTGGGCGCCGTACGTCGAACGGAGCTGACCGCGCAACTGTGCGGCGACGCCCACGTCTCCAACTTCGGGCTGTTCGCCTCGACCGAGCGGCGACTCGTTTTCGACCTCAACGATTTCGACGAGACGTTGCCCGGTCCGTTCGAGTGGGACGTCAAGCGACTGGCGGCCAGTGTCGAACTCGCCGGTCGCGACAACGGGGTGAGCGACAAGCGCCGTGCCGAGATCGTCCGCGCATGCGTGAAGAACTACCGCGAGACGATGCGGGCGTTCGCCAAGGACAGCACCCTGAACGTCTGGTACGCCCGCCTCGACGTCGACGAGATACTTGCGTCCGGCGACGGACTGAAGACCAAGCGGGCGCGCCGCACCGCCACGGAACAGGCCAACAAGGCGCGAGGGCGTGACCGCACCCAGGCGTTGCGGAAGTTCACGACCGAGCAGGACGGCGAGGTGCGCATC
The window above is part of the Branchiibius hedensis genome. Proteins encoded here:
- a CDS encoding type II toxin-antitoxin system HicA family toxin, which gives rise to MRYQEVIARIEALGGIETRQVGSHRRFKASYVDDDGTSRSAFTTVQIHKGKDIPPGTLRSIQKQMEPAFGKGWLL
- a CDS encoding HicB family protein, whose translation is MTTYTANVTREGDDWLGDIPELEGASTYAATLPRLVEYLHEVAILAADLPDDADVVIDLRFDDALPDLAAAAAVGQARRQHAREADELAERTSGVVHRLVGDGYSVRDVAAIVGITPGRVSQITQATATTTRTPRKSARAGKVPKRAAPRAIRVQAGRVTPSAASRAQDKV
- the bcp gene encoding thioredoxin-dependent thiol peroxidase; protein product: MTRLEVGDKAPDFQLSDQNDAPVSLSDFRGRKLIVFCYPAAMTPGCTKEACDFRDSIAPLQAAGYAVVGLSPDPVAKLAKFAEKESLTYPLLSDTDKAVLTAYGAYGEKKLYGKVVTGVIRSTFVIDEHGTVEIARYNVKATGHVASLRKLLEV
- a CDS encoding DUF3618 domain-containing protein, giving the protein MASKAAPRRSAPTQADLEAEIAASRARLAGNVDQLTNRLQPKALLASTTDAAKARAFATVSDDSGSLDLEKVGKIVGGVSAGVLALGVLRRIFR
- a CDS encoding GroES family chaperonin → MLHDRLLISTENEPGERTSGGGILIPATASVGKRLAWGSVVAIGSHVRQVALGDRVLFDPEDRAEVEMGSRTYLLLRERDLHAVASEPEGSDPTGLYL
- a CDS encoding glycine C-acetyltransferase; this translates as MYLIKDELAATLREIDDAGLTKHERELSTPQSAHIATRSGPALNFCANNYLGLADHPDVVASARAALDQWGFGMASVRFICGTQEQHRDLERAIAALVGTQDAILFSSCFDANGGVFEVLFGAGDAIISDELNHASLIDGIRLSKAARYRYKNADMADLRAQLVAAKEAGAHRTVVVTDGVFSMDGYYAPLGEICDLADEFGAMVLVDDSHAVGFVGENGRGTPELFDVIDRVDIVTGTLGKALGGASGGYVAAHQEIVDLLRQRARPYLFSNAVAPSVVAGSLTALLTATRAPQQRAKLANNTQLFRELMTEAGFDLLPGSHPITPVMFPGPDGARQAAQIADAMLAHGVYVIAFSYPVVPQGKARIRVQLSAAHSEEDIRTCVAAFVAARDEVLGTQR
- the tdh gene encoding L-threonine 3-dehydrogenase; this translates as MRALVKSTSGPGLELQEVAEPVPGPDDVKVRVLRAGLCGTDLHLEQWDDWAAATVHPPLIIGHEFSGEVVEVGANVSNVAVGQRVSGEGHVICGECRNCRAGRRQLCIRTSSLGVNRNGAFADYVVLPATNIWVQPDDLDLSVCAVFDPLGNATHTTLAFPMPGEDVLITGAGPIGVMSAAIAQHIGARYVVVTDVSDYRLELARRAGADAVLNVSTRRVADIQRELGMREGFDIGLEMSGNPSAVREMIANMNHGGRIAMLGLPSGEYAIDWGPVITRMLTIRGIYGREMYDTWYAMSALLQSSSTLLDAVRSVITHTFPAQDWQAAFDTARSGRCGKVLMDWS
- a CDS encoding DUF2252 domain-containing protein — encoded protein: MTASETQADQRTERTAYGKSYRREVPLESHAAVPAPAERADPVDLLEQQATERVPSLVPIRYGRMLVSPFTFYRGAALIMATDLGAVRRTELTAQLCGDAHVSNFGLFASTERRLVFDLNDFDETLPGPFEWDVKRLAASVELAGRDNGVSDKRRAEIVRACVKNYRETMRAFAKDSTLNVWYARLDVDEILASGDGLKTKRARRTATEQANKARGRDRTQALRKFTTEQDGEVRIVHDPPLVVPISELPEVADPQAVLEQINSQLKSYLATLTPERRQVLGQFHAIDAAHKVVGVGSVGTRAWIVLMEGAARDDAFLLQVKQAQSSVLETVLGPATQDEHGERVVLGQRLMQVAGDPFLGWKRMPAILGNETSVDYYLRQLRDWKGSLPIDEMTPTGLGIYAKACAWTLARAHARTGDRFAIAGYLGKSEAFDHAITDFATAYADLNDSDYHALEEAVSSGRVRAQTGV